From Pseudoalteromonas rubra, one genomic window encodes:
- the secF gene encoding protein translocase subunit SecF — protein sequence MQLLRIKETIRFMSARKVSMAFSALLILASIFSLTFKGMNMGLDFTGGTAVEVGFSQPADLPKVRSTLAENGFPDASVTLFGSSQDVLVRLAPRDDVKAEILGNQLVDALKQVDSNVEMRRIEFVGPSVGEDLKEQGGLAMLTALLCILIYVAFRFEWRFAVGAVAALFHDVILTMGLFSLLGLEFDLTILAAILAVIGYSLNDTIVVSDRIRENFRKVRIDDTLEIIDISLTQTLNRTLVTSITTILVLVALFVWGGQTIHGFATALLFGVFIGTYSSVYVASSVAVAMGVSKEDLIPVEVEKEGADLDAMP from the coding sequence ATGCAGTTATTAAGAATTAAAGAAACCATCCGTTTTATGTCGGCACGAAAAGTGTCGATGGCATTTTCTGCGCTACTGATCCTGGCATCTATTTTCAGCCTGACGTTCAAAGGCATGAACATGGGTCTGGATTTCACTGGTGGTACGGCTGTAGAAGTAGGCTTTTCACAGCCTGCTGACTTGCCAAAAGTACGTAGTACGCTGGCAGAGAATGGCTTCCCGGATGCATCGGTCACGCTGTTTGGTTCAAGTCAGGATGTGTTGGTACGTCTGGCCCCGCGTGATGATGTGAAAGCTGAAATCCTGGGTAACCAACTGGTTGATGCGCTGAAGCAGGTCGACAGCAATGTTGAAATGCGCCGTATCGAGTTCGTTGGCCCAAGTGTGGGTGAGGACCTGAAAGAGCAGGGCGGCCTGGCAATGCTGACAGCACTGCTGTGTATCCTTATCTACGTCGCGTTTCGTTTCGAATGGCGCTTCGCAGTGGGCGCGGTTGCCGCTTTGTTCCACGATGTGATCCTGACCATGGGTCTGTTCTCATTGCTTGGACTGGAATTCGACCTGACCATTCTGGCCGCGATCCTCGCCGTGATAGGTTACTCACTGAACGATACCATCGTTGTATCTGACCGGATCCGCGAAAACTTCCGCAAGGTCCGTATCGATGACACGTTGGAGATCATCGATATCTCGCTGACGCAGACACTGAACCGGACATTAGTGACATCAATCACAACCATTCTGGTATTGGTTGCCTTGTTTGTCTGGGGTGGCCAAACCATCCATGGGTTTGCAACGGCCTTGTTATTCGGTGTATTCATCGGTACTTACTCATCAGTCTATGTCGCCAGTTCAGTGGCGGTTGCGATGGGCGTGAGTAAGGAAGATCTGATCCCGGTTGAAGTGGAAAAAGAAGGCGCCGATCTGGATGCCATGCCATAA
- the secD gene encoding protein translocase subunit SecD — protein sequence MLNKYPMWKYLLVLAVLAVGILYATPNLYGRDPAIQVSGTKGTNADLSVLDQVNKTLKDNSLTVKSTALENGQVLIRFTNVEDQLKAQDLLRNTLSDDYISAINMSPAQPDWLKNLGANPMKLGLDLSGGVHFTMEVDMATAMDKAFEQMEQDYKSDLREEKLRYRSIRRVANSDRIQVVMRSDEDRDAAERFLKKRYPGNLFINDSSNGLAFFSTLSELKIKELRDYAIKQNETIIRNRINQLGVAEPNVQRQGAERIIVQLPGVQDTARAKEILGATATLEFREVDQNADARAAAQGRVPPGSEVIMHQAGYPVVVKKRVVLEGSHITGAQSGLDEYQRPKVSINLDSKGGAKMSAFTKRAIGKPMATVFIEYKPSGKVDKNGKALPPIKVEEVINVATIQARLNSSFQITGINTPAEAHNLSLLLRAGALVAPIQIVEERTVGPSLGQENIQAGMTAVVLGFAFVLAFMLMYYKGFGLVANLALAANLVMIVGVMSMIPGATLTLPGIAGIVLTVGMAVDANVLIFERIREELGEGRSPQQAVHHGYDSAFSTIFDANITTLIAAVILFSVGTGPIAGFAVTLAIGILTSMFTAIVGTRAVINAVIGGKRINSLSI from the coding sequence GTGTTAAACAAGTATCCAATGTGGAAATATTTACTTGTGCTCGCTGTATTGGCCGTAGGTATTTTATACGCTACACCAAACCTGTATGGTCGTGACCCGGCCATACAGGTTTCTGGTACTAAAGGTACCAATGCCGATCTCAGTGTGCTCGACCAGGTAAATAAAACACTTAAAGACAATAGCCTCACCGTCAAATCGACTGCCCTTGAAAATGGCCAGGTGTTGATCCGTTTCACTAATGTTGAAGATCAGCTAAAGGCGCAGGATCTGCTGCGTAATACCCTGAGTGACGATTATATCTCCGCCATTAACATGTCGCCTGCACAGCCTGACTGGTTAAAGAATTTAGGTGCTAACCCAATGAAACTGGGTCTGGACCTGAGCGGTGGTGTTCATTTTACGATGGAAGTGGACATGGCAACGGCCATGGACAAAGCATTCGAACAGATGGAGCAGGATTATAAGAGCGATCTAAGAGAAGAAAAACTACGTTATCGCTCTATTCGTCGTGTAGCCAACAGTGACCGTATTCAGGTGGTCATGCGTTCTGATGAAGACAGAGATGCGGCTGAGCGTTTTCTTAAAAAGCGTTACCCGGGCAATCTGTTTATCAATGACAGCAGCAACGGCCTGGCGTTTTTCTCAACGCTGAGTGAGCTGAAAATCAAAGAACTGCGTGACTACGCTATCAAACAAAACGAAACCATCATTCGTAACCGGATCAACCAGCTGGGTGTAGCCGAGCCGAACGTACAACGCCAGGGTGCGGAACGTATTATCGTTCAGCTGCCAGGTGTGCAGGACACCGCACGTGCAAAAGAAATCTTAGGCGCGACGGCAACACTGGAATTCCGTGAAGTTGACCAAAATGCCGACGCCCGAGCGGCGGCGCAGGGCCGCGTGCCTCCAGGCTCTGAAGTGATCATGCACCAGGCCGGTTATCCTGTTGTCGTGAAAAAGCGGGTGGTATTGGAAGGGTCACACATCACAGGCGCACAGTCTGGCCTTGATGAGTATCAACGCCCGAAAGTGAGCATCAACCTGGATAGCAAAGGTGGTGCGAAAATGAGTGCCTTTACCAAACGCGCGATTGGTAAACCGATGGCAACTGTTTTCATCGAATACAAGCCGTCAGGTAAAGTCGACAAAAATGGTAAAGCGCTGCCGCCAATCAAAGTGGAAGAAGTCATCAATGTGGCAACTATCCAGGCACGTTTGAACAGTTCTTTCCAAATCACTGGTATTAACACGCCAGCAGAAGCCCATAACCTGAGCTTGTTGCTGCGAGCAGGGGCACTGGTTGCGCCGATCCAAATTGTTGAAGAACGTACGGTAGGTCCTAGCTTAGGTCAGGAAAATATCCAGGCTGGTATGACTGCGGTTGTTCTGGGCTTTGCGTTTGTACTGGCATTTATGCTGATGTACTACAAAGGTTTTGGTCTGGTTGCTAATCTGGCATTGGCTGCCAACCTGGTCATGATTGTGGGCGTTATGTCGATGATCCCAGGGGCCACACTGACGTTACCTGGTATTGCCGGTATCGTACTAACCGTCGGTATGGCGGTTGATGCTAATGTACTGATCTTCGAGCGTATTCGTGAAGAATTGGGTGAAGGACGTAGTCCTCAGCAAGCCGTTCATCATGGTTATGACAGCGCCTTCAGCACCATTTTTGACGCCAACATCACCACGCTGATCGCTGCGGTGATCCTGTTCTCAGTGGGTACAGGCCCGATCGCAGGTTTCGCAGTGACACTGGCCATTGGTATCTTAACGTCGATGTTTACGGCTATTGTCGGTACTCGTGCGGTGATCAATGCGGTCATCGGTGGCAAGCGAATTAACTCGCTTTCAATCTAG
- the yajC gene encoding preprotein translocase subunit YajC gives MSLFMSSAHASTAAAAPAGGEWSMLIMLGIFGLVFYFLIYRPQAKRVKEHKDLMGALTKGDEVLTQGGLVGKISKVAEDKDFIVIALNDQAEVTVQKSAVSAVLPKGTMKSL, from the coding sequence ATGAGCTTATTTATGTCTAGCGCGCATGCCAGTACGGCAGCCGCAGCACCAGCCGGTGGCGAGTGGAGCATGTTGATCATGCTGGGTATTTTTGGTCTGGTATTTTATTTCCTGATCTACCGCCCACAAGCGAAGCGTGTAAAAGAGCATAAAGATCTGATGGGCGCGCTGACCAAAGGTGATGAAGTACTAACTCAGGGTGGCCTGGTTGGTAAAATCTCTAAGGTTGCAGAAGACAAAGATTTTATCGTTATTGCCCTGAATGATCAGGCGGAAGTAACGGTACAAAAATCAGCGGTATCAGCTGTGCTACCAAAAGGCACAATGAAGTCGCTATAA
- a CDS encoding hydrogen peroxide-inducible genes activator — MNNLPSIKQLQYLIAVHQHQHFGRAAEACFIGQSTLSSAIQNLEETLGCQLIERENRSLMFTDVGEEVVERAKRIIGDTISVVELTKSFKHPLSGKLVLGIIPTIASFIAAPLYRFCKDAFPELQLVLVEDTSDRLLDKLEQGHIDMGMLALPYRTEKFHTQVIARDHFSLVRHLDYQVPEQLDDFNVLPEQSVFLLEREHCKTDHALSACHLNRSACINPFEAANLHTLLSMVEYQNGVTFLPQMALNAGILEGKPMVATAPQPDAYREIGLLWRKTTGRIRDFRLFSDKAGEFVAQHCNEAKNS; from the coding sequence GTGAATAACTTACCAAGCATTAAACAGTTACAGTATTTAATTGCCGTACATCAGCACCAGCATTTTGGTCGTGCCGCGGAGGCTTGTTTTATTGGCCAGTCAACCCTGAGCAGTGCCATTCAGAATCTGGAGGAAACGCTGGGGTGCCAACTGATAGAGCGTGAAAACCGCAGCCTGATGTTTACGGATGTGGGTGAAGAGGTCGTCGAGCGTGCTAAGCGTATTATTGGTGATACCATTAGTGTGGTGGAGTTGACTAAGAGCTTTAAGCACCCGCTGTCCGGTAAACTGGTTTTGGGGATCATTCCTACAATTGCCAGCTTTATTGCCGCGCCCCTATATCGCTTTTGTAAAGACGCTTTCCCTGAGTTACAACTGGTTCTGGTAGAGGACACCAGCGATCGCTTACTCGACAAACTGGAGCAAGGCCATATCGATATGGGCATGCTGGCACTGCCCTACCGGACAGAGAAATTTCATACTCAAGTGATAGCCAGGGACCATTTCTCTTTGGTCCGTCATCTCGACTATCAGGTACCCGAGCAGCTGGATGATTTCAATGTGTTGCCCGAGCAAAGCGTTTTTTTACTGGAGCGGGAACACTGTAAGACCGATCATGCGCTTAGTGCGTGTCATCTCAATCGCAGTGCGTGTATTAACCCGTTTGAAGCTGCCAATCTGCATACCTTGCTGAGCATGGTCGAATATCAAAACGGCGTGACCTTTTTGCCACAGATGGCACTCAACGCCGGGATCTTGGAAGGTAAACCTATGGTTGCTACGGCACCGCAACCCGATGCCTATCGCGAGATTGGCTTGCTATGGCGCAAAACTACCGGACGTATTCGTGACTTTCGTTTGTTTAGTGACAAAGCGGGCGAGTTTGTTGCACAGCATTGTAACGAAGCGAAAAACTCGTAA
- a CDS encoding GGDEF/EAL domain-containing response regulator, which produces MAKQLTLLLVNADQQERQLIVKTLSSLNVFRIVEHSDTQAALGVLKQQAVDLIITGLNVGKIDGWRFSRMVRSGLLKTPKNTPIVLTPPTYCERIAETTARSYSIDAVLPLERQDVLPQVLANVLSTHLEKSSRLNLLLLEPDQTRADEICQHLSLNFTTTHVTTTNGALSQFLQNEFAIVLLDATATHSDSGKELVANILQHKPSQAIVTIIDNRDADYAEQLLLLGVTDFVRAPYDLSLLSKVCDHAARREDFMVSYAEFAEKVEQLSRSERRYKDLFSAHQRILLHLNTVVMELDTAGVIRFLNPAWEQLVGHKLKASMHTSMFDYVLTEHREKLATVLTKVQQGEQQSALLELQVMQSNHCPIWVECRFQLIKNVTSTATITATIDNIHERKQAELQLRHLALHDTLTGLHNRYYFDQQLNQFCEQAKQDAQLEHALIYIDLDHFKIINDSKGHQQGDIVLKEVAQLFGEHIADEHLIFRIGGDEFAILLKHTPLLDAHMLAESVCSAIEHHQFHSEEASYTISCSIGLAQITHQNSDPSECLKQADIALYIAKNLGRNLVHCYSKEDAQNSTLQTGLEWGHNVRQALQNNHIELHYQPIWDFKRNQVAYFEALLRLRIDDNLVYPNQFIPALELLNDTYLMDQCVIRECIRAIASHPELHQVSVNLSAQSFLDERLLPHIQSCLAEFQVAASAIIFEITESASINNLSATQAMIAKLNELGCHFSIDDFGTGFSTFSYLKQLPAQHVKIDGSFVRDMLNDPIDLALVKAVNDISHSLDKRSVAEYVESKEIFDALKEIGIDYGQGYYISRPLPVEQLTAVLQTILSEKTAC; this is translated from the coding sequence ATGGCAAAGCAACTCACACTATTGCTGGTTAATGCAGATCAACAAGAGCGCCAGCTGATCGTCAAAACCTTGTCCTCGCTGAATGTCTTTCGCATCGTTGAGCACAGTGATACGCAAGCGGCACTGGGTGTATTAAAGCAACAAGCCGTAGATTTGATCATTACCGGACTGAATGTCGGAAAAATTGATGGCTGGCGATTTTCTCGTATGGTGCGCTCCGGACTATTAAAAACGCCGAAGAATACCCCGATAGTGCTGACACCTCCCACCTATTGTGAGCGTATTGCCGAAACCACAGCACGCAGTTACAGCATAGATGCGGTATTGCCTCTGGAGCGTCAGGATGTACTGCCTCAGGTATTGGCAAATGTGTTATCTACACATCTGGAAAAAAGCAGTCGTTTAAACCTGTTATTGCTCGAGCCGGATCAAACCCGTGCCGATGAGATCTGTCAGCATTTGTCCCTGAACTTTACAACCACCCACGTCACCACCACCAATGGGGCACTGTCACAGTTTTTGCAAAATGAGTTTGCCATTGTCTTGCTGGATGCCACGGCAACACACAGTGACTCAGGTAAGGAGCTGGTCGCCAATATTTTGCAGCACAAACCCAGTCAGGCCATTGTAACCATCATAGACAACCGTGATGCCGACTATGCCGAACAACTGCTCTTGCTGGGCGTCACCGATTTTGTCCGGGCACCTTATGATCTGTCTTTACTCAGCAAAGTGTGCGACCACGCGGCCCGTCGTGAAGACTTTATGGTGAGTTACGCCGAATTTGCCGAAAAAGTCGAGCAACTGAGTCGCAGTGAGCGACGATACAAAGACTTGTTCTCGGCACACCAGCGCATTTTGCTGCATCTCAATACCGTGGTGATGGAGCTGGACACGGCAGGCGTGATCCGCTTTTTAAATCCGGCCTGGGAGCAGCTGGTGGGCCACAAACTCAAGGCCAGCATGCATACTAGCATGTTCGACTACGTACTGACTGAGCACCGGGAAAAACTGGCGACCGTCCTGACCAAGGTCCAGCAAGGCGAGCAACAATCAGCGCTACTTGAACTACAGGTGATGCAAAGTAACCACTGCCCAATCTGGGTTGAATGTCGTTTTCAGCTGATAAAAAACGTCACCAGTACGGCCACCATTACAGCAACCATAGACAATATTCACGAGCGCAAGCAGGCTGAACTTCAGTTACGCCACCTTGCCTTACACGATACCCTGACAGGACTCCATAACCGCTACTACTTCGATCAGCAATTAAACCAATTCTGTGAACAGGCTAAGCAAGACGCACAGCTTGAGCATGCGTTGATCTATATTGACCTGGACCACTTTAAAATCATTAATGACAGCAAAGGGCACCAGCAAGGTGACATTGTGCTCAAAGAGGTTGCGCAACTGTTTGGTGAGCACATTGCGGATGAGCACCTGATCTTCCGTATTGGGGGTGACGAGTTCGCGATTTTACTGAAACATACTCCTCTTCTGGATGCACATATGCTGGCTGAGAGTGTCTGTAGTGCGATTGAGCATCATCAATTTCATTCTGAGGAAGCCAGTTATACCATTAGCTGTTCGATTGGTTTAGCACAGATCACACATCAGAACAGTGATCCTAGTGAATGCCTTAAACAAGCCGACATCGCGCTGTATATTGCGAAAAACTTAGGCCGTAACCTGGTTCACTGTTACAGCAAAGAAGATGCGCAAAACAGCACCTTGCAAACCGGCCTGGAATGGGGACATAATGTTCGTCAGGCCCTGCAAAATAATCACATTGAACTGCACTACCAGCCAATTTGGGACTTTAAACGCAATCAGGTGGCCTATTTCGAGGCTTTATTGCGACTACGTATAGACGACAACCTGGTTTACCCAAACCAGTTTATCCCGGCACTGGAGTTGTTAAACGATACCTACCTGATGGATCAATGTGTGATCCGAGAGTGCATTCGCGCCATTGCCAGCCATCCCGAATTACATCAGGTCTCAGTCAATTTATCCGCGCAATCTTTCCTCGATGAACGCCTATTACCTCATATTCAGTCTTGTCTGGCGGAGTTTCAGGTCGCGGCCAGCGCAATCATTTTTGAGATCACTGAGTCAGCCAGTATCAACAACCTCAGCGCCACACAGGCGATGATTGCCAAACTTAATGAGCTCGGCTGCCACTTCTCTATTGATGATTTCGGCACTGGATTCAGTACCTTCAGCTACTTAAAACAGCTGCCAGCTCAACATGTTAAGATTGACGGTTCGTTTGTGCGCGACATGCTCAATGACCCCATAGATCTGGCACTGGTAAAAGCCGTGAATGACATCAGCCACTCGCTGGATAAGCGCTCAGTGGCTGAATATGTAGAGAGTAAAGAGATTTTTGATGCACTCAAAGAGATTGGTATTGATTATGGTCAGGGCTACTATATTTCGCGCCCATTGCCAGTCGAACAACTTACTGCCGTGCTGCAAACTATTTTATCTGAGAAAACAGCCTGCTAG
- the tgt gene encoding tRNA guanosine(34) transglycosylase Tgt yields MKFELDCTQGKARRGRLIFDRGVVETPAFMPVGTYGTVKGMTPDELKDTGAHICLGNTFHLMLRPGTEIIKQHGDLHDFMNWDKPILTDSGGFQVFSLGAMRKISEEGVLFQSPVNGERIMLSPEKAMEVQRDLGSDIVMIFDECTPYPATEKEARDSMELSLRWAKRSKEAHGDNPSALFGIIQGGMYPELRAESQAGLEDIGFDGYALGGLSVGEPKEDMINILDHCAYKMPEQKPRYLMGVGKPEDLVEAVRRGIDMFDCVMPTRNARNGHLFITGGVIKIRNAVHKTDTGPLDPECDCHTCKNYSRAYLHHLDKCNEILGARLNTIHNLRYYQRLMEGMREAIAAGTFDQFVADFYARRDRPVPPLADTE; encoded by the coding sequence ATGAAATTTGAATTAGATTGTACACAGGGTAAAGCGCGTCGTGGCCGCCTGATCTTCGATCGCGGTGTCGTTGAAACACCGGCATTTATGCCTGTGGGCACGTACGGTACCGTAAAAGGTATGACGCCGGACGAACTAAAAGACACTGGTGCACACATCTGCCTGGGTAACACCTTTCATTTGATGTTACGTCCGGGCACCGAGATCATCAAACAACATGGTGATCTGCATGATTTTATGAATTGGGACAAACCAATCTTAACCGATTCGGGCGGTTTCCAGGTATTCAGCTTAGGGGCTATGCGTAAGATCAGCGAAGAAGGCGTACTATTCCAGTCTCCGGTCAACGGTGAGCGGATCATGCTTTCTCCGGAAAAAGCGATGGAAGTTCAGCGTGATCTGGGCTCTGATATCGTGATGATCTTTGATGAATGTACGCCTTATCCTGCGACGGAAAAAGAAGCGCGCGACTCCATGGAGTTGTCATTACGTTGGGCTAAACGCTCGAAAGAAGCGCACGGCGATAATCCATCCGCTCTGTTCGGTATTATCCAGGGCGGCATGTACCCGGAGCTTCGTGCTGAATCTCAGGCTGGATTGGAAGATATTGGTTTTGATGGCTATGCGCTGGGCGGTTTGTCAGTGGGTGAGCCAAAAGAAGACATGATCAATATTCTGGATCACTGTGCTTACAAGATGCCAGAACAAAAACCGCGTTACCTGATGGGCGTGGGCAAGCCAGAAGACTTGGTTGAAGCGGTACGCCGTGGTATTGACATGTTTGACTGTGTGATGCCAACCCGTAACGCGCGAAATGGTCACCTCTTTATTACAGGCGGTGTGATTAAAATCCGCAACGCGGTACATAAAACAGACACTGGTCCGTTGGATCCTGAGTGTGATTGCCACACTTGTAAAAATTACTCACGTGCTTATTTGCATCACCTGGATAAGTGTAACGAAATCTTAGGTGCGCGTCTTAATACTATCCATAACCTGCGTTATTATCAGCGCCTGATGGAAGGGATGCGTGAGGCCATTGCGGCCGGTACGTTTGATCAGTTTGTGGCCGATTTCTATGCCCGACGTGACAGACCGGTTCCGCCGTTGGCTGACACCGAATAA
- the queA gene encoding tRNA preQ1(34) S-adenosylmethionine ribosyltransferase-isomerase QueA, translated as MRVADFSFELPDELIARHPKKERSSSRLLTLDGNTGDLQHKVFKDIVDLINPEDLIIFNNTKVIPARMFGQKATGGKLEVLVERVLDERSVLAHVRASKSPKEGAEILLEGKAKATMVARHGELFELKFHGDASVLSILDEIGHMPLPPYIDRPDEEEDKERYQTVYGEKPGAVAAPTAGLHFDDALMTQLKDKGVEMAFVTLHVGAGTFQPVRVDDVNDHQMHSEYIEVPQEVVDAIAAARQRGGRVIAIGTTSVRSLESAAKAHPDELKPFYGDTDIFIYPGYQFQLVDAMVTNFHLPESTLIMLVSAFSGQSHIMHAYETAIAEQYRFFSYGDAMFLTRQNKA; from the coding sequence ATGCGCGTTGCTGACTTTAGTTTTGAACTCCCTGATGAGCTGATCGCTCGCCACCCTAAAAAAGAACGCTCCAGCAGTCGTTTGTTGACACTGGATGGCAACACTGGTGATTTACAGCACAAAGTGTTCAAGGATATTGTCGATTTGATCAATCCGGAAGATCTCATTATTTTCAATAATACCAAAGTGATCCCGGCACGTATGTTCGGTCAAAAAGCCACAGGTGGTAAACTGGAAGTATTGGTTGAGCGCGTATTGGATGAGCGCAGTGTACTGGCACACGTACGAGCCAGCAAATCGCCCAAAGAAGGCGCAGAGATATTACTTGAAGGCAAAGCCAAAGCCACTATGGTTGCCCGTCATGGGGAGTTATTTGAGCTGAAATTCCACGGCGATGCGTCGGTGTTGTCGATTCTGGACGAAATTGGTCACATGCCGTTGCCTCCTTATATTGACCGTCCGGACGAAGAAGAAGACAAAGAGCGCTATCAGACTGTGTATGGTGAGAAGCCGGGCGCTGTTGCAGCGCCGACCGCAGGTCTGCATTTTGACGATGCGCTGATGACCCAGTTAAAAGACAAAGGCGTTGAGATGGCGTTTGTGACGCTTCACGTGGGGGCTGGGACCTTCCAGCCTGTGCGTGTGGATGATGTGAATGATCACCAGATGCACTCTGAGTATATTGAGGTACCTCAGGAAGTCGTTGATGCGATTGCGGCTGCACGTCAGCGTGGCGGTCGGGTTATTGCGATTGGCACGACCTCGGTGCGTTCACTGGAGTCAGCAGCTAAAGCGCATCCGGATGAGTTGAAGCCGTTTTATGGTGACACCGATATCTTCATTTACCCGGGCTATCAGTTCCAGCTGGTTGACGCCATGGTGACCAACTTCCACCTGCCTGAGTCTACCTTGATCATGCTGGTGAGTGCCTTTTCGGGACAGTCGCATATCATGCATGCCTATGAGACGGCGATTGCTGAGCAATATCGTTTCTTTAGTTACGGTGATGCCATGTTCCTGACCAGGCAGAACAAGGCGTAA